A single Phoenix dactylifera cultivar Barhee BC4 chromosome 1, palm_55x_up_171113_PBpolish2nd_filt_p, whole genome shotgun sequence DNA region contains:
- the LOC103701435 gene encoding glucan endo-1,3-beta-glucosidase 6-like, whose translation MMGRWSSGLLKVVSWLCLVGFVSGIGANWGTQASHPLPPNTVVQMLRDNGFQKVKLFDPEDSAMSALSKSQIQVMVGIPNEMLAGLASSMKVAENWVSKNISSYIKDGVDIRYVAVGNEPFLETYNGSFLQTTFPALQNIQSALIKAGVSSQVKVTVPLNADVYESSSGKPSDGDFRANIHDLMVAIVKFLSDNGAPFTVNIYPFISLYNDPNFPVDYAFLYGPTASPVGDGSITYTNVFDANHDTLVWALQKSGFGNLSIIVGEIGWPTDGDMSANIQYAQRFNQGFMQRVSSGQGTPLRPGAIDAYLFSLIDEDQKSIQPGNFERHWGVFYYDGQPKYQLNISTSKTGTLVGAKNVKYLDKKWCVFTPSVSLDDSRVASAASYACAKADCTSLGYKTSCSDLDARGNISYAFNSYYQINDQDGRACDFQGTATTTDRDPSTSTCRFEIMIEAGSATSWRLAAVGGQGVGLVFYAFLPLLLTLL comes from the exons ATGATGGGGCGGTGGTCTTCCGGGCTTCTGAAGGTGGTTTCTTGGCTGTGTTTGGTGGGTTTTGTGAGTGGTATTGGCGCGAACTGGGGGACGCAGGCGAGCCACCCCCTGCCGCCGAACACGGTGGTTCAGATGCTCCGCGACAACGGGTTCCAAAAGGTGAAGTTGTTTGATCCAGAGGATAGTGCCATGAGTGCCCTCAGCAAATCTCAGATTCAGGTGATGGTCGGGATTCCGAACGAGATGCTCGCCGGCCTGGCGTCGAGTATGAAGGTGGCGGAGAATTGGGTGTCCAAGAATATCTCCAGTTACATCAAAGATGGAGTGGATATCAG GTATGTTGCTGTTGGAAACGAGCCATTCCTGGAGACTTATAACGGGAGCTTTCTCCAAACCACCTTTCCAGCCCTCCAAAACATCCAAAGTGCTCTCATAAAAGCCGGGGTGAGCAGCCAGGTCAAAGTCACCGTGCCCCTCAATGCTGatgtctatgaatcatcaaGCGGCAAGCCTTCTGACGGGGATTTCCGCGCAAACATCCACGACCTCATGGTTGCCATCGTTAAATTCCTCAGCGACAATGGCGCTCCCTTCACTGTGAACATCTACCCCTTCATCAGTCTCTACAATGATCCCAACTTCCCTGTGGACTATGCTTTCCTTTACGGACCAACTGCATCCCCCGTGGGTGATGGTTCGATCACGTACACCAATGTATTCGACGCAAACCATGACACTCTCGTATGGGCCCTGCAGAAGAGTGGCTTTGGAAATCTTTCCATCATCGTCGGCGAGATCGGTTGGCCCACTGATGGAGACATGAGTGCAAACATTCAGTATGCTCAAAGATTTAATCAGGGTTTCATGCAACGCGTCTCATCAGGGCAGGGCACGCCCCTGAGACCAGGAGCTATTGATGCATATCTGTTTAGTTTGATAGATGAAGATCAAAAAAGCATCCAGCCAGGGAACTTTGAGAGACACTGGGGCGTCTTCTACTATGATGGGCAGCCGAAATATCAGCTTAATATCTCCACATCAAAAACTGGAACATTGGTTGGAGCTAAGAATGTCAAGTACTTGGATAAGAAGTGGTGTGTGTTCACGCCTTCTGTCAGCCTCGATGATTCAAGAGTGGCATCGGCTGCGAGCTATGCTTGTGCCAAAGCTGACTGCACAAGCCTTGGGTACAAGACATCATGCAGCGATCTCGATGCACGAGGGAATATTTCATATGCATTCAACAGCTACTACCAGATAAATGATCAGGATGGCAGGGCCTGTGATTTTCAAGGCACAGCTACGACCACCGACAGAGATCCATCTACTTCCACTTGTAGGTTTGAGATCATGATTGAAGCTGGTTCTGCAACATCCTGGAGATTAGCGGCGGTCGGGGGACAGGGAGTTGGTCTGGTGTTCTATGCATTTCTTCCACTTTTGTTGACATTACTGTGA